A single genomic interval of Terriglobus albidus harbors:
- a CDS encoding ubiquinol-cytochrome c reductase iron-sulfur subunit, with the protein MNEEKVSVGRDDEAAMQEVPRTISRRWLLLKIGAAFNAVVGVAVAVPVLKYLLSPVKPDDAYKSWVSLGPIESFPVGETRLAKFISPGGRAWDGETDGVACWVRRVAVKEFQVFAINCAHLGCPVRWFPQSQLFMCPCHGGAYYADGSRASGPPERGLFTYDTKIVEGSLQINAGQLPTLANSARLIQIEPARGGTPCNG; encoded by the coding sequence GTGAACGAAGAGAAAGTATCCGTGGGCCGCGATGATGAAGCGGCAATGCAAGAGGTACCTCGGACCATTTCGAGGAGATGGCTGCTTCTAAAGATTGGAGCAGCCTTCAACGCCGTCGTTGGAGTTGCCGTTGCCGTTCCGGTTCTAAAGTATCTCCTCTCACCGGTGAAACCTGATGACGCCTATAAATCGTGGGTATCACTCGGTCCCATTGAGTCTTTTCCAGTGGGTGAGACGCGCCTGGCGAAATTCATTAGCCCCGGCGGGCGGGCATGGGATGGGGAGACCGATGGTGTCGCTTGTTGGGTACGGCGTGTCGCTGTGAAGGAATTCCAGGTGTTTGCCATTAACTGCGCTCACCTGGGCTGTCCCGTTCGCTGGTTTCCGCAATCGCAACTGTTCATGTGCCCATGCCACGGAGGCGCCTACTATGCCGATGGCAGTCGTGCCTCCGGTCCCCCGGAAAGAGGCCTGTTTACCTACGATACGAAGATCGTAGAGGGCAGTCTTCAAATCAATGCGGGGCAACTGCCAACACTGGCTAACTCTGCCAGACTTATCCAGATTGAACCTGCCCGCGGAGGAACGCCATGCAATGGTTGA
- a CDS encoding cytochrome c oxidase subunit 3: protein MSSIPLRVPEDALKWRLPYKSRVGMAALIVGESALFTIFVVAYIFYLGRSLTGPKPSDVLEVPVLGTICLLSSSLTIWRAERAIENDRRRSFTVWLATTVVLAVCFLVGTALEWHKLIYRDGLTISTNLFGTTFYSLVGLHATHVIVGLFLLSAVLLFSLFGWIDQRQSDRFSVVALYWHFVDAVWVVVFTVVYLIGR from the coding sequence ATGAGCTCGATTCCACTTCGCGTACCTGAGGATGCTCTTAAGTGGCGTCTTCCATATAAAAGTCGAGTCGGCATGGCCGCGTTGATCGTCGGAGAGAGTGCGCTATTCACGATATTTGTCGTCGCCTACATCTTTTATCTGGGCAGGAGCCTCACAGGCCCAAAGCCATCCGACGTCCTGGAAGTTCCTGTTCTGGGCACAATATGCCTGCTATCGAGCAGCTTGACCATCTGGCGTGCAGAGCGCGCGATCGAGAATGACCGAAGAAGAAGTTTTACCGTTTGGCTCGCAACGACGGTCGTGCTCGCCGTGTGCTTCCTGGTCGGGACCGCGCTGGAGTGGCACAAGCTGATCTACCGCGACGGGCTAACGATCAGTACCAACCTGTTCGGTACAACGTTCTATTCTCTCGTCGGCCTCCACGCCACACACGTCATCGTCGGTCTATTCCTTCTTAGTGCGGTTCTCCTGTTTTCTCTGTTTGGCTGGATCGACCAGCGCCAGAGTGACCGTTTTAGCGTAGTGGCTCTCTACTGGCACTTCGTCGACGCGGTTTGGGTCGTTGTTTTCACAGTGGTGTACCTAATCGGACGGTGA
- a CDS encoding PAS domain-containing sensor histidine kinase: MTAAIDIRAFVQGSPHPSWLVHSDGHCIYANLALEQLTGARVEPPGGTYWLDLLVDDDKPQAIHAWQESLSTGLPLRIYVRLRGARPASYTHVELIAFGHSDGPEEIWLFTALQFHPSIHQHSPLEAQLRTTLNLIPIQTWYATPAGAVVFVNEATASYLGLPQLHSLRYGEEVGGDWESHLIFIHPEDHPHARRQWAACLRQHSAGDLQVRLLEGDGGNRWFSVRAEPLKTKGGDLLYWVGINIDIDDAKRAGAALDLAKERIARASQLATIAELSAFISHEIVQPISAVVANASAALNWMSRETPDLARAKMAIEGILRDGMAVGNVVHETRALFKHQSPSRSTIQLNDLVKQVLKLLEPTLRARNIQVSADLHPGLPTTEADAIQIQQVLINLIHNASEALVPQYPHPQTITVRTLLSDDSVIVEVDDSGRGIEAPERIFDAFFTNKDERLGVGLSVSRSIAEAHGGSLIAINLKNCGARFRLSLPRNSLLIDVI; encoded by the coding sequence ATGACTGCCGCCATAGATATAAGAGCGTTTGTTCAAGGTTCGCCTCATCCCTCATGGTTGGTGCATTCCGACGGCCACTGCATCTACGCCAATCTCGCGCTGGAACAGCTCACCGGTGCGCGCGTGGAGCCTCCCGGAGGAACCTACTGGCTCGATCTCCTCGTTGATGACGACAAGCCACAGGCTATCCATGCCTGGCAGGAATCGCTATCTACGGGCCTCCCGCTCCGTATATATGTCCGCCTACGCGGCGCGCGCCCCGCAAGTTACACTCATGTCGAATTGATCGCCTTCGGACATTCGGATGGGCCGGAAGAGATCTGGCTGTTCACCGCGTTACAGTTTCATCCCTCGATACACCAACACTCACCGCTGGAGGCGCAGCTACGGACAACGCTCAATCTCATTCCGATCCAAACCTGGTATGCGACACCCGCAGGCGCTGTCGTCTTTGTTAACGAAGCGACCGCGAGCTATCTCGGACTTCCACAACTCCATAGCCTCCGGTATGGCGAAGAAGTTGGCGGAGATTGGGAGTCCCACTTGATCTTCATCCATCCCGAGGATCATCCCCACGCCAGGAGGCAATGGGCTGCGTGTCTTCGACAACATTCAGCCGGCGACCTCCAGGTTCGCCTTCTCGAAGGCGATGGCGGAAATAGGTGGTTCAGCGTACGGGCAGAGCCATTGAAAACAAAGGGCGGAGATCTGCTCTATTGGGTGGGTATAAATATTGATATCGACGATGCGAAACGCGCCGGCGCGGCGCTCGATCTTGCAAAGGAACGGATCGCGCGAGCCAGTCAACTTGCCACGATTGCAGAGCTTTCTGCATTCATCTCACATGAAATTGTTCAACCAATTTCAGCCGTCGTCGCAAATGCGAGCGCCGCACTCAACTGGATGTCAAGGGAAACTCCGGATCTCGCACGGGCCAAAATGGCAATCGAGGGTATCCTCCGCGACGGCATGGCGGTCGGAAATGTCGTACACGAAACGCGTGCATTATTTAAACACCAGTCACCATCTCGGAGTACTATCCAGTTGAACGACCTAGTCAAACAAGTGTTGAAGCTTTTAGAGCCTACGCTGCGAGCTCGCAACATACAGGTCTCCGCTGATTTGCACCCTGGACTTCCCACAACCGAAGCAGATGCCATTCAGATTCAGCAAGTACTCATTAATTTGATACACAATGCCTCCGAAGCTCTTGTACCGCAATACCCTCATCCGCAAACGATCACGGTTCGAACCCTCCTTTCGGACGACAGCGTGATCGTAGAAGTGGATGACAGCGGCCGTGGGATAGAAGCCCCAGAACGCATCTTTGATGCGTTCTTCACCAACAAAGATGAGCGGTTGGGCGTTGGACTGTCCGTGAGCCGGTCGATCGCCGAAGCACATGGCGGAAGTTTGATAGCCATAAACCTTAAGAATTGCGGGGCAAGGTTTCGTCTCTCCCTGCCCCGCAATTCCTTGCTAATCGACGTTATATAA
- the ctaD gene encoding cytochrome c oxidase subunit I gives MSDYSVSAHEAFGPPVSVKKRGTFLESLHAWVVTVDHKRLGILYILYSTFFLLVAGAEALLMRLQLAYPHNQLLSPQVYNRFFTMHGTTMVFLVGMPFLFGFGNYIVPLQIGARDMAFPRLNAFSFWLTAFGGLLLYYSFLGGGGLYGVGNAPDVGWFAYAPLTARSFSPGHATDYWALALIVSGFGTLGTAVNIIATIVSMRCKGMTLMRMPLFTWLFLVVSMLTLVTITPLTAAQFMLLIDRYLGGHFFDTQAGGSSLVWIHFFWIFGHPEVYVLVMPAFAIANEVIPVFCRKAIFGYPAMVAASVGIMFVSLGVWAHHMFTVGMTSVSNAFFTLSTMLVGVPTGIKIFNWIATLWGGRIRFTTPMLFCIGFLFQFLIAGLTGIMLSVSPWDWQLHNSYFVIAHFHYVLVGAVVFCIFAALYFWYPKATGKLMDETLGKWHFWLFTIGFHITFDTMHFLGLLGMPRSIYTYQPDRGWNFLNLIVSIGGVIQGIAVLIFAFNFVRSYFRGKIAGDDPWDAWTLEWTTSSPPPAYNFEQTPEVHSRRPLWDLKHPDDPDWEYEA, from the coding sequence ATGAGCGACTATTCAGTTTCAGCTCACGAGGCATTTGGCCCACCGGTCTCCGTGAAAAAGCGGGGGACCTTTCTGGAGAGCCTGCACGCATGGGTGGTCACGGTTGACCACAAGCGTCTTGGGATTCTTTATATCCTCTACTCCACGTTCTTTTTGCTTGTCGCAGGCGCTGAAGCTCTCCTCATGCGCCTACAGTTGGCATATCCTCACAACCAGCTTCTCAGTCCGCAAGTCTACAACCGTTTTTTTACGATGCACGGCACGACCATGGTGTTTCTGGTCGGAATGCCGTTCCTTTTCGGGTTCGGAAATTACATCGTTCCGCTGCAGATCGGAGCTCGGGATATGGCATTTCCTCGCTTGAATGCGTTTAGCTTTTGGCTAACCGCATTCGGCGGCCTCCTGCTCTACTACAGTTTTCTTGGTGGAGGAGGATTGTATGGAGTTGGAAATGCCCCGGATGTCGGTTGGTTTGCATACGCTCCTCTGACGGCTCGCTCCTTCTCTCCTGGACACGCAACGGACTACTGGGCACTTGCTCTGATTGTGAGCGGCTTCGGAACGCTGGGTACTGCGGTGAACATCATCGCCACGATTGTATCGATGCGTTGCAAGGGCATGACACTCATGCGGATGCCGTTGTTTACGTGGCTTTTCCTGGTCGTAAGCATGCTCACTTTGGTGACGATCACGCCACTGACGGCGGCTCAGTTCATGTTGCTCATCGATCGATACCTCGGAGGCCACTTCTTCGACACACAGGCAGGCGGATCGTCATTGGTATGGATCCATTTCTTTTGGATCTTCGGTCACCCTGAGGTTTACGTGTTGGTGATGCCAGCCTTCGCAATAGCGAATGAGGTGATTCCGGTCTTCTGCCGGAAGGCGATCTTTGGTTACCCAGCCATGGTGGCTGCATCGGTTGGCATTATGTTTGTGAGCCTTGGTGTCTGGGCTCATCATATGTTCACCGTTGGGATGACCTCTGTATCGAATGCTTTCTTCACTCTGTCTACGATGTTGGTGGGAGTTCCAACAGGGATCAAAATATTCAATTGGATCGCTACGCTATGGGGCGGGCGAATACGGTTTACCACGCCGATGCTCTTCTGTATCGGATTTCTCTTCCAATTCCTGATCGCCGGCCTTACCGGAATTATGTTATCGGTCTCCCCTTGGGACTGGCAGCTCCATAACTCATACTTCGTGATTGCACACTTCCACTATGTACTGGTGGGCGCCGTCGTCTTCTGCATTTTTGCGGCGCTCTACTTCTGGTATCCCAAGGCTACGGGCAAATTGATGGACGAAACCCTAGGTAAGTGGCATTTCTGGCTTTTCACCATAGGCTTTCACATCACCTTTGACACGATGCATTTCCTGGGACTTCTCGGAATGCCGAGGTCAATCTATACGTATCAACCCGACCGTGGTTGGAACTTTTTGAATCTGATCGTTTCAATCGGAGGCGTGATTCAGGGCATTGCTGTTTTGATCTTCGCATTCAACTTCGTCCGTTCCTATTTCCGGGGCAAGATCGCCGGTGACGATCCATGGGATGCCTGGACGCTTGAATGGACAACGTCATCTCCACCGCCGGCCTATAACTTTGAGCAAACTCCTGAGGTGCATAGTCGCAGGCCGCTCTGGGACCTCAAACATCCGGATGATCCTGATTGGGAGTATGAAGCATGA
- a CDS encoding c-type cytochrome, whose protein sequence is MKLCIREVLLLICLVLLIGCHRRIGAPEDREELLRPEKVVSFDRLYKANCSACHGENGAGGPAIDLSNPNYQALVDDASMRRWITSGMPGTQMPAFGTSAGGFLTPEQVDALITGMRSRWSTQTGVKEDMPPYRATGAGNADRGNELFRSTCSPCHQQSSQKLADPSYLSLVSDQSLRTIVIAGRRDLGHPDWVQVRHNQPLADQDVSDVVAYLNSLRNDTPGGPYSDTKSKR, encoded by the coding sequence ATGAAGCTGTGCATAAGGGAAGTTTTATTGCTGATTTGCCTGGTCCTTCTTATCGGATGTCACAGGCGGATCGGTGCGCCTGAAGATCGAGAAGAGCTGCTCAGGCCGGAGAAGGTTGTTTCTTTCGATCGTCTTTATAAGGCAAATTGTTCTGCCTGCCATGGTGAGAATGGCGCGGGGGGGCCCGCGATCGATCTCTCGAATCCGAACTACCAGGCGCTGGTTGATGACGCCTCGATGCGTCGATGGATTACATCCGGAATGCCGGGCACGCAGATGCCGGCCTTCGGGACATCCGCCGGAGGATTCCTCACCCCAGAACAGGTTGACGCGTTGATTACGGGAATGCGCTCTCGATGGTCCACGCAAACAGGCGTCAAGGAGGATATGCCCCCTTATCGTGCAACTGGAGCAGGTAATGCTGATCGTGGCAACGAGCTCTTTCGGTCCACCTGTTCTCCCTGCCACCAACAGAGTAGTCAGAAACTAGCAGATCCGAGCTATCTTTCCTTGGTCAGCGATCAAAGCCTTCGGACGATTGTGATCGCAGGTCGTCGTGATCTTGGGCATCCAGATTGGGTGCAGGTGCGGCATAACCAGCCGCTGGCGGATCAAGACGTGAGCGATGTTGTCGCTTACTTGAACTCGCTGCGGAACGATACTCCCGGCGGGCCTTATTCCGATACGAAGTCGAAGAGGTGA
- a CDS encoding cytochrome b N-terminal domain-containing protein, translating into MQWLKRLYQWTDSRLQLGEPIKEMALHPVPNKTASWWYVFGSAAFVLLMLQIVTGILLALVYVPSAGHAWESLNVLNHQLTLGWFLRAMHGWGSNFMVAVVLIHMAQVFLFGAYKYPRELTWILGVFLLLMTLGMAFTGQVLRFDQDAYWGLGIGASIASRVPLVGSSVVHLMLGGPIIAGATLSRFFAFHVFVIPGMLLIFACLHVWMVVKLGVNEWPMPGRIVRRSTYVSEYHELTTKDGRPFVPGAVWKDAFFSAAILAAVAVCAVVLGPYGPGGQPDPTIIQTAPKPDFFFLWLYAVLSYLPPSLETPFLLIVPVLGIAALVALPFYAGEGEKSWHRRPVAVIMLTTIAVSWGVFTRLGTFTPWSPKMNAWSGGPPVPSRYIRETSPLVRQGAIVFQSKQCRNCHSIAGEGGQRGPALDLIATRMTEDQLIRQVLQGGGNMPAYGKNLTPAEVNALVQFLETLHPANQPPATDASRNTAMADAEPKR; encoded by the coding sequence ATGCAATGGTTGAAACGGCTCTACCAGTGGACCGACAGCAGATTGCAGCTCGGCGAACCGATCAAAGAAATGGCGCTCCACCCGGTTCCTAACAAGACAGCCAGTTGGTGGTACGTCTTCGGTAGCGCGGCATTTGTGCTGCTGATGTTGCAGATTGTGACCGGGATTTTGCTTGCATTGGTGTATGTGCCGTCGGCTGGGCACGCGTGGGAGAGCTTGAACGTGCTTAACCACCAGCTAACTCTCGGTTGGTTCCTGCGTGCGATGCATGGTTGGGGTTCCAATTTTATGGTCGCCGTTGTGCTGATTCACATGGCACAGGTATTCCTCTTTGGCGCCTACAAATATCCACGCGAGTTGACATGGATACTCGGCGTCTTCCTTCTTCTGATGACCTTGGGGATGGCGTTTACGGGCCAGGTGCTGCGATTTGATCAAGACGCATATTGGGGATTAGGTATCGGAGCATCGATCGCCAGCCGCGTTCCTCTCGTGGGGAGTTCGGTGGTGCACCTGATGCTGGGTGGTCCAATCATTGCGGGTGCCACTCTTTCGCGCTTCTTTGCTTTTCACGTCTTTGTTATTCCGGGCATGCTGCTTATATTTGCCTGTCTCCATGTATGGATGGTTGTGAAACTTGGGGTCAATGAATGGCCGATGCCGGGACGCATCGTGCGACGGTCTACCTATGTCTCTGAGTATCACGAGCTAACCACGAAGGACGGAAGGCCGTTTGTTCCCGGAGCGGTTTGGAAAGACGCTTTTTTCTCTGCGGCGATTCTCGCCGCCGTTGCAGTATGCGCTGTGGTGCTTGGGCCGTACGGGCCGGGCGGCCAGCCAGATCCAACTATCATTCAGACCGCACCCAAACCCGATTTCTTCTTTCTCTGGCTGTATGCGGTTCTGTCATACCTGCCGCCGAGCCTCGAAACTCCGTTTTTGTTGATTGTTCCGGTACTGGGAATCGCCGCTTTGGTCGCACTCCCGTTCTATGCCGGAGAGGGCGAGAAGAGTTGGCATCGGCGTCCTGTTGCCGTCATTATGCTCACCACGATTGCTGTGAGTTGGGGTGTATTCACTCGTCTTGGTACCTTCACACCTTGGAGCCCCAAGATGAATGCCTGGAGCGGTGGACCCCCGGTGCCTAGCCGGTATATCCGCGAAACCAGCCCTCTGGTAAGGCAGGGCGCGATTGTCTTTCAATCGAAACAGTGCCGCAATTGCCACTCCATAGCGGGCGAGGGCGGCCAGCGGGGCCCGGCACTGGACCTTATTGCCACACGAATGACAGAAGATCAACTCATTCGTCAGGTATTGCAAGGTGGTGGGAACATGCCGGCATATGGAAAGAACCTCACGCCTGCGGAGGTCAACGCACTCGTCCAGTTTTTAGAAACGCTGCATCCGGCGAACCAGCCTCCGGCAACAGATGCATCCCGTAATACGGCTATGGCTGATGCCGAACCAAAACGTTAG
- a CDS encoding NAD(P)/FAD-dependent oxidoreductase gives MSNKIPRVVIVGGGFGGLATAKALRGAPVSVLLVDRNNHHVFQPLLYQVATSVLAPGQIAAPIRGLLAAQENTSVMLGNVTGVNAELKRITIDANDQTGVEIDYDYLVLATGATHSYFGHDEFAAFAPGLKSLADAESLRNHILTVFEKAELEDDAPRRHALMTFVLVGAGPTGVEMASAIAVMVRTTLRKDFRNIDPATARIVLADMGQRPLGTFAEELSEAAKLRLLQLGVEVRLGKPVQSIDEDGAVVGDERIPSKTVIWTAGVAPSPAGKWLGCEVDRAGRVRIRPDLTVSNRPEVYVIGDTASLDQDGRPLPGVAQVAMQQGRYVAKAILRKIEMRPPLSPFRYFDKGNLAVVGKNFAVLQSRGVKISGFIAWLVWALIHIQFLADSSLRFSVFLQWLMTYVSGRRGDRLIIQGRKTS, from the coding sequence ATGTCGAACAAGATTCCGCGCGTAGTAATTGTAGGAGGAGGATTCGGCGGGCTTGCGACGGCAAAGGCGCTCCGCGGTGCACCCGTTAGTGTTCTCCTCGTTGATCGGAATAACCATCACGTATTCCAACCGCTTCTTTATCAGGTGGCGACCTCGGTCCTTGCACCAGGTCAAATCGCGGCTCCGATCCGAGGACTACTTGCTGCTCAGGAAAACACGTCGGTCATGCTCGGGAACGTGACCGGCGTTAACGCTGAGCTGAAGAGAATCACTATCGACGCAAATGATCAAACCGGTGTTGAGATTGATTATGACTATCTGGTCCTTGCGACAGGAGCAACGCACAGCTATTTTGGACACGATGAGTTCGCTGCATTTGCTCCAGGATTGAAAAGTCTCGCGGATGCTGAATCTCTGCGGAATCACATTCTCACTGTCTTCGAAAAGGCGGAACTGGAGGACGATGCTCCCCGTCGGCATGCTCTGATGACGTTTGTGCTGGTTGGGGCTGGTCCAACTGGAGTCGAAATGGCCAGTGCAATCGCTGTTATGGTTCGAACGACCCTCCGCAAAGACTTTCGGAATATCGACCCCGCCACGGCGCGAATTGTTCTTGCGGACATGGGGCAACGTCCACTCGGAACATTTGCGGAGGAGCTGTCCGAGGCCGCCAAACTACGTTTGTTGCAGCTGGGTGTAGAAGTACGCCTCGGCAAGCCAGTCCAATCAATTGACGAAGATGGCGCAGTCGTGGGTGATGAACGAATTCCAAGTAAGACAGTGATCTGGACGGCCGGTGTGGCGCCATCGCCGGCTGGCAAGTGGCTTGGTTGTGAAGTTGATCGCGCAGGGCGTGTTCGTATCCGTCCTGATCTCACTGTCTCGAATCGTCCCGAGGTGTATGTGATTGGCGATACTGCCTCCCTGGATCAGGACGGTCGCCCTCTACCTGGAGTAGCCCAGGTTGCGATGCAGCAGGGACGATATGTCGCTAAGGCGATTCTTCGGAAAATCGAAATGAGACCGCCGTTATCCCCGTTCCGTTATTTTGATAAGGGGAATCTGGCGGTCGTTGGCAAGAACTTTGCAGTTCTACAAAGTCGCGGCGTCAAGATCAGTGGCTTTATTGCTTGGCTCGTTTGGGCACTCATCCACATTCAGTTTCTAGCCGACAGCAGCTTGCGTTTTAGCGTATTCCTTCAGTGGCTAATGACCTATGTCAGCGGGAGACGTGGCGATCGCCTGATCATCCAGGGCCGAAAGACATCGTGA
- a CDS encoding cytochrome c oxidase assembly protein has product MLTDWDIPIGISCVLAAVAIVYVRGWLALRRSRPATLPTWRLVAFLSGLIALFIAVSSSLDTFSEVLLVMHMAQHFVLMSVAPPLIVLGAPFVPMLRGLPRWLIRRAGGPIFRSRVVHHLRRFLSCLSVAWLAMNLTYIGWHIPKAYEFALSSEGWHNSEHACFFVTSLLFWWLVFQPWPMRRTFDQWMIIPYLLTSDLVNTGLSAFLCFSGRLLYPTYDIENRPFGIDALSDQVAAGSFMWVCGSVVFVVPAIYLAVSILTSHRSMMKPPEIERYRALVP; this is encoded by the coding sequence TTGCTGACGGACTGGGACATCCCCATTGGGATCAGTTGTGTCCTTGCGGCCGTCGCCATTGTCTATGTACGTGGTTGGCTCGCGCTCAGGCGTTCACGCCCGGCTACGCTGCCAACCTGGCGGCTGGTCGCGTTTCTTTCCGGCCTCATAGCTCTTTTTATCGCCGTATCTTCATCGCTCGATACTTTTAGCGAAGTCTTACTTGTTATGCACATGGCGCAGCACTTTGTGCTGATGTCAGTCGCACCCCCATTGATCGTTTTAGGCGCTCCTTTTGTTCCCATGTTGCGGGGACTGCCACGATGGCTCATCCGAAGGGCTGGGGGGCCCATCTTCCGATCGAGAGTTGTTCATCACTTAAGGCGCTTCCTGTCCTGCTTATCTGTCGCATGGCTGGCGATGAATTTGACCTATATCGGGTGGCACATCCCCAAAGCCTACGAATTTGCGCTCTCCTCGGAGGGCTGGCACAACTCTGAGCACGCGTGTTTCTTCGTTACGAGCCTGTTGTTTTGGTGGCTTGTGTTCCAGCCATGGCCCATGCGCCGCACGTTTGACCAGTGGATGATCATTCCTTACTTGCTGACGTCAGATCTGGTTAACACCGGTCTGTCGGCGTTCCTCTGTTTTTCTGGTCGATTGCTCTACCCAACCTATGACATCGAAAATCGGCCATTCGGAATCGACGCACTCAGCGACCAGGTTGCCGCTGGGTCATTTATGTGGGTTTGTGGTTCCGTGGTGTTTGTAGTACCGGCGATCTACCTAGCCGTCTCCATTTTGACGAGCCACCGCTCGATGATGAAGCCGCCGGAGATCGAGAGGTACCGTGCTCTGGTTCCGTAG
- the coxB gene encoding cytochrome c oxidase subunit II, whose translation MSLKAPLFAQGKTPSTLAPASTAAHQIFDLSIFVVTITGAIFLAVGGLLATALYKFRARRSDPMIEPAQIYGSTQIELAWTVVPILIVVVLFLTTARIIFAIQDAPKPPGALDVTAIGHQFWWEFRYPKYGIVTANELHIPVSPELAPKPTFLKLTSADVNHSFWIPQLAGKTDLIANHVNTMWLAPQKSGLFLGQCAQFCGSQHAMMLLRVYVDTPEQFDAWIKNQQRSGRQDAQVAAGRKVFETQACMNCHAVAGTAAAGRFGPDLTHLMSRATLASGAMDNTPENLRQWIKAPDTFKQSALMPAMQLNDEQLDQVTAYLLTLK comes from the coding sequence TTGTCTCTGAAGGCCCCGCTATTTGCTCAAGGGAAAACGCCGAGCACACTAGCTCCCGCCTCAACCGCTGCACACCAGATATTTGACCTCTCAATCTTTGTTGTCACGATTACGGGAGCGATCTTCCTGGCGGTCGGAGGTTTGCTCGCTACGGCGCTTTACAAGTTTAGAGCTCGCAGGTCTGACCCTATGATCGAGCCCGCGCAGATTTATGGTAGTACGCAGATCGAGCTGGCATGGACTGTAGTGCCGATATTGATCGTAGTTGTGCTATTCCTAACTACTGCGAGAATCATCTTCGCAATTCAAGATGCTCCAAAGCCGCCCGGTGCTCTTGATGTGACGGCCATTGGCCATCAATTCTGGTGGGAGTTTCGCTACCCAAAATATGGAATTGTCACGGCGAATGAACTGCACATACCGGTAAGCCCCGAGTTGGCCCCGAAGCCAACGTTTCTTAAGTTGACGTCGGCAGATGTGAATCATAGCTTCTGGATTCCGCAGTTGGCGGGTAAGACCGATTTGATCGCGAATCACGTGAATACCATGTGGCTCGCCCCCCAAAAATCCGGCCTTTTTCTCGGACAATGCGCGCAGTTCTGTGGCTCGCAACACGCCATGATGTTGTTGCGGGTCTATGTGGATACGCCAGAGCAGTTTGATGCATGGATCAAAAATCAACAGCGTTCCGGCAGGCAGGATGCACAGGTCGCTGCGGGGCGAAAGGTTTTTGAAACACAGGCATGCATGAACTGCCATGCTGTTGCAGGAACCGCTGCAGCCGGAAGGTTCGGGCCCGACCTTACCCACCTGATGAGTCGAGCGACGTTAGCTTCTGGCGCCATGGATAACACGCCGGAGAACCTGCGTCAGTGGATCAAGGCTCCAGATACGTTCAAGCAGAGCGCTCTTATGCCGGCTATGCAGCTAAACGATGAGCAGCTCGACCAAGTGACTGCTTATCTTCTGACCCTGAAGTGA
- a CDS encoding enoyl-CoA hydratase-related protein: MSDIVGTQDGAILRIELNRPQKKNALTSEMYITIAELLNGAQSNPEVRVVLIHSSGDVFSAGNDLQDFIDHPPGTGDGPQKKLIDALSRLDIPLVAAVRGAAVGSGATMLSYCDFVYVGESSKFQYPFINLAVVPEFGTSFSLPEQVGYLRAAEVILLGHPFDATVAQSMGLVTKVLPDSEVFEVAVRTSNELAQKPAGALQASKQLMRRQIRPHVEQAVQAELVEFSEKVRSAEAREAFAAFFEKRPPRFNTSASPPAHSE; the protein is encoded by the coding sequence ATGAGCGACATTGTCGGTACTCAGGACGGGGCCATTCTTAGGATCGAATTGAATCGACCGCAAAAGAAGAATGCGCTCACATCAGAGATGTATATCACGATTGCCGAGCTGCTCAATGGCGCCCAGAGCAATCCCGAAGTCAGAGTTGTGCTGATCCACTCATCAGGAGACGTATTTTCCGCCGGCAATGATCTGCAGGACTTCATCGACCATCCTCCGGGCACAGGGGATGGTCCCCAGAAAAAGCTGATCGACGCGCTTTCCCGGCTTGACATACCGCTTGTGGCCGCTGTTCGTGGAGCAGCGGTAGGGTCTGGTGCCACGATGCTGAGCTATTGCGATTTTGTCTACGTGGGAGAGAGTTCTAAGTTCCAATATCCGTTCATCAACCTCGCGGTCGTGCCGGAGTTCGGGACCAGCTTCTCTCTGCCTGAACAAGTGGGCTATCTGCGCGCCGCAGAGGTCATTCTCCTGGGGCATCCCTTCGATGCAACAGTTGCGCAATCGATGGGACTCGTTACGAAGGTCCTGCCCGACAGCGAGGTATTTGAAGTGGCTGTGCGAACCTCGAACGAGCTAGCGCAGAAACCGGCTGGAGCTCTGCAGGCCTCCAAACAACTTATGCGACGACAGATCCGGCCACACGTGGAGCAAGCGGTGCAAGCTGAACTCGTAGAGTTCAGCGAGAAGGTCCGCTCTGCTGAGGCACGTGAGGCGTTTGCAGCATTCTTTGAGAAGCGGCCACCTCGATTCAACACAAGTGCGTCACCGCCCGCTCATTCTGAGTGA